In a single window of the Streptacidiphilus sp. P02-A3a genome:
- a CDS encoding M20 family metallopeptidase yields the protein MTDIASLRQSADLLQSELVELRRAVHREPEIGLELPLTQAKVLAALRGLPLELTLGEKLSSVTAVLRGGRPGPVVLLRADMDALPVQETSGLPYASRIPGVMHACGHDLHVAGLVGAARLLAERRDELPGTVVFMFQPGEEGDGGARLMVEEGLLDVAGSAPVAAYALHVGAALLPHGWVATRPGPVMAAADSLRVTMRGRGGHGSSPHSALDPIPAACEAVTALQTMVTRRFDAFDPVVVTVGSFHAGSVNNVIPDTAEFAATIRSFSPEARDRVLEEVLRVVRGVGAAHGLTVEAAVKEGYPVTVNDHGEAAFAAATARELLGADRYVEMPHAVAGSEDFAVIGELVPAAYLMLGACPPDRDPFSAAYNHSPEAAFDDAVLASGAALLAALALGRLAREN from the coding sequence ATGACCGACATCGCGAGTCTCCGCCAGTCCGCCGACCTGCTCCAGTCCGAGTTGGTGGAGTTGCGTCGGGCGGTGCACCGGGAGCCGGAGATCGGTCTGGAGTTGCCGTTGACCCAGGCGAAGGTGTTGGCGGCGTTGCGGGGGCTGCCGTTGGAGCTCACGCTGGGGGAGAAGCTGAGTTCGGTGACGGCGGTGCTGCGCGGTGGGCGTCCGGGCCCGGTGGTGCTGCTGCGGGCCGACATGGACGCGCTGCCGGTGCAGGAGACCAGCGGCCTGCCGTACGCCTCGCGGATCCCCGGGGTGATGCACGCCTGCGGCCACGACCTGCATGTGGCCGGGCTGGTCGGCGCCGCCCGGCTGCTGGCCGAGCGCCGCGACGAACTGCCCGGCACCGTGGTGTTCATGTTCCAGCCGGGGGAGGAGGGCGACGGCGGGGCCCGGCTGATGGTGGAGGAGGGCCTGCTGGACGTCGCGGGCAGCGCCCCGGTCGCCGCCTACGCGCTGCACGTCGGCGCCGCGCTGCTCCCGCACGGCTGGGTGGCCACCCGTCCCGGTCCGGTCATGGCCGCCGCCGACTCGCTGCGGGTCACCATGCGCGGGCGCGGCGGCCACGGGTCCAGCCCGCACTCGGCGCTGGACCCGATCCCGGCCGCCTGCGAGGCGGTCACCGCCCTTCAGACCATGGTCACCCGGCGGTTCGACGCCTTCGACCCGGTGGTGGTCACCGTCGGCAGCTTCCACGCCGGGAGCGTCAACAACGTCATCCCGGACACCGCGGAGTTCGCCGCGACCATCCGCTCCTTCTCGCCCGAGGCCCGGGACCGGGTGCTGGAGGAGGTGCTGCGGGTGGTGCGCGGCGTCGGCGCGGCCCACGGGCTCACCGTCGAGGCGGCGGTCAAGGAGGGCTACCCGGTCACCGTCAACGACCACGGCGAGGCCGCCTTCGCCGCCGCCACCGCACGTGAGCTCCTGGGCGCGGACCGTTACGTCGAGATGCCGCACGCCGTCGCCGGATCCGAGGACTTCGCCGTCATCGGTGAGCTGGTGCCCGCCGCCTACCTGATGCTGGGCGCCTGCCCGCCCGACCGCGACCCGTTCAGCGCGGCCTACAACCACTCGCCGGAGGCGGCCTTCGACGACGCGGTACTGGCCTCCGGGGCCGCGCTGCTCGCCGCCCTGGCCCTGGGGCGGCTCGCGCGGGAGAACTGA
- a CDS encoding M20 family metallopeptidase, whose protein sequence is MTTTPTLRESADLLQSELVELRRAVHREPEIGLELPLTQAKVLAALRGLPLELTLGEKLSSVTAVLRGGRPGPVVLLRGDMDALPVQETSGLPYASRFPGVMHACGHDLHVAGLVGAARLLAERRDELPGTVVFMFQPGEEGLAGARVMLDEGLLEAAGTPPVAAYALHVTAATYPRGAVAGRPGPIMAAADTLTVTLRGRGGHGSAPHSALDPIPAACEAVLALQTMVTRRFDAFDPVVVTVGTLHAGTVNNVIPGDAFFEATVRSFSPQARDRVRAESLRLVRGIAEAHGLEADAVFTDVYPPTVNNVAEAEFAADVARELLGPERVLTMPQPEAGAEDFSFVAERIPSAYFFLGACVPGLDPATAPDNHAPQAAFDDSVLADGATLLAELAIRRLAR, encoded by the coding sequence ATGACCACGACCCCCACCCTGCGTGAGTCCGCCGACCTGCTCCAGTCCGAGTTGGTGGAGTTGCGTCGGGCGGTGCACCGGGAGCCGGAGATCGGTCTGGAGTTGCCGTTGACCCAGGCGAAGGTGTTGGCGGCGTTGCGGGGGCTGCCGTTGGAGCTCACGCTGGGGGAGAAGCTGAGCTCGGTGACGGCGGTGCTGCGCGGTGGGCGTCCGGGCCCGGTGGTGCTGCTGCGCGGCGACATGGACGCGCTGCCGGTGCAGGAGACCAGCGGCCTGCCGTACGCCTCGCGGTTCCCCGGGGTGATGCACGCCTGCGGTCACGACCTGCATGTGGCCGGGCTGGTCGGCGCCGCCCGGCTGCTGGCCGAGCGCCGCGACGAACTGCCCGGCACCGTGGTGTTCATGTTCCAGCCGGGGGAGGAGGGCCTGGCCGGGGCCCGGGTGATGCTGGACGAGGGCCTGCTGGAGGCGGCCGGTACGCCGCCGGTGGCCGCCTACGCGCTGCACGTCACCGCCGCGACCTACCCGCGCGGCGCGGTCGCGGGCCGCCCCGGCCCGATCATGGCCGCCGCCGACACGCTGACGGTGACCCTGCGCGGTCGCGGCGGCCACGGCTCGGCCCCGCACTCCGCGCTCGACCCGATACCGGCGGCCTGCGAGGCGGTGCTGGCGTTGCAGACCATGGTCACCCGGCGGTTCGACGCCTTCGACCCGGTGGTGGTCACCGTCGGCACCCTGCACGCGGGCACGGTGAACAACGTGATCCCGGGTGACGCGTTCTTCGAGGCGACGGTCCGCTCCTTCTCGCCACAGGCGCGCGACCGGGTACGGGCGGAGTCGCTGCGGCTGGTGCGCGGCATCGCCGAGGCCCACGGCCTGGAGGCGGACGCGGTCTTCACCGACGTCTACCCGCCGACCGTCAACAACGTCGCCGAGGCCGAGTTCGCCGCCGACGTCGCCCGCGAACTGCTGGGCCCGGAGCGGGTGCTGACCATGCCTCAGCCCGAGGCCGGGGCGGAGGACTTCTCCTTCGTCGCCGAGCGGATCCCCTCCGCCTACTTCTTCCTCGGCGCCTGCGTGCCCGGGCTCGACCCGGCCACCGCCCCGGACAACCACGCCCCGCAGGCCGCCTTCGACGACTCGGTCCTGGCCGACGGGGCCACCCTGCTGGCCGAGTTGGCGATCCGCCGGTTGGCCCGGTGA
- a CDS encoding metallophosphoesterase family protein, translating to MSDTTGHSQLTDGSSSTDSLPPATGGSSRRQVLRAGAVGGVALAAAGTLATGSAQAAVLRSGSTAATGTATGAGATGSALRPFGRHLSFGSDPSREVVVSWQVPGPVNGPFVRIGTRPDQLGSRVAAEVRPLVSQLSWQQPVETEPLIKPTTVTQYYLHARLDQLLPNTTYYYVVGHQGYDPASAHGQLAGMASFRTAPSAERGGAFTFTAFGDQGVGYNAVANGNLIAGLNPAFHVHMGDLSYANSDGGGDTTDSYDARLWDSFFVQNEPIASRIPWMMAIGNHEMEAWYSPDGYGGVRARFSMPDNAWDQSTGIYSWRYQNVGLISLDGNDVCYNTPANLDYTKGRQLAWLERRLAAFRADPSIDFTVVYLHQCTYTSCADNGAELGAQQQWAPLFDTYQVDLVLSGHNHIYERTDPIRAGKPTRRVDSGGTVDPVRDGTTYVVAGGGGDDIYSFPVSDSYLGHETPNDTPVPMVVCEPDGNNETVQVEWSRVRYTGYCLLAVDVTPAAPGRPATLSVRSLVEDGTAVDRFTVRRS from the coding sequence ATGTCTGACACCACTGGGCACAGCCAGCTCACCGACGGCTCATCGTCCACCGACTCGCTGCCGCCTGCCACCGGCGGAAGTTCCCGGCGGCAGGTGCTGCGGGCCGGGGCCGTCGGCGGCGTCGCGCTGGCCGCCGCCGGGACCCTGGCGACGGGCAGCGCCCAAGCCGCCGTGCTCCGCTCCGGCAGCACCGCCGCGACCGGCACCGCCACCGGGGCCGGGGCGACCGGTTCCGCGCTGCGGCCGTTCGGGCGGCACCTCAGCTTCGGCAGCGACCCCTCGCGGGAGGTGGTCGTCTCCTGGCAGGTGCCGGGCCCGGTGAACGGTCCTTTCGTCCGCATCGGCACCCGCCCCGACCAGCTGGGCTCCCGGGTGGCCGCCGAGGTGCGTCCGCTGGTCAGCCAACTCTCCTGGCAGCAGCCGGTCGAGACGGAGCCGCTGATCAAGCCGACCACGGTGACCCAGTACTACCTGCACGCCCGGCTCGACCAGCTGCTGCCCAACACCACCTACTACTACGTCGTGGGCCACCAGGGCTACGACCCGGCCTCGGCGCACGGGCAGCTCGCCGGGATGGCCAGCTTCCGCACCGCCCCCTCGGCCGAGCGCGGCGGCGCCTTCACCTTCACCGCCTTCGGCGACCAGGGCGTCGGCTACAACGCGGTGGCCAACGGCAACCTGATCGCGGGCCTCAACCCGGCCTTCCACGTGCACATGGGCGACCTGTCGTACGCCAACAGCGACGGCGGCGGGGACACCACCGACTCGTACGACGCCCGGCTATGGGACTCCTTCTTCGTGCAGAACGAGCCGATCGCCTCGCGGATCCCGTGGATGATGGCGATCGGCAACCACGAGATGGAGGCCTGGTACTCGCCGGACGGCTACGGCGGGGTGCGCGCCCGGTTCAGCATGCCGGACAACGCCTGGGACCAGTCCACCGGCATCTACTCCTGGCGCTACCAGAACGTGGGCCTGATCAGCCTGGACGGCAACGACGTCTGCTACAACACCCCGGCCAACCTCGACTACACCAAGGGCAGGCAACTGGCCTGGCTGGAACGCCGGTTGGCGGCCTTCCGGGCCGACCCCAGCATCGACTTCACGGTCGTCTACCTGCACCAGTGCACCTACACCAGCTGCGCCGACAACGGGGCCGAACTGGGCGCGCAGCAGCAGTGGGCGCCGCTGTTCGACACGTACCAGGTGGACCTGGTGCTCAGCGGGCACAACCACATCTACGAGCGGACCGACCCGATCCGCGCCGGGAAGCCCACCCGCCGGGTCGACTCCGGCGGCACCGTCGACCCGGTGCGGGACGGCACCACCTACGTGGTGGCGGGCGGCGGCGGGGACGACATCTACTCGTTCCCGGTCTCGGACAGCTACCTCGGCCACGAGACGCCGAACGACACGCCGGTGCCGATGGTGGTCTGCGAACCCGACGGGAACAACGAGACCGTCCAGGTCGAGTGGTCCAGGGTCCGCTACACCGGCTACTGCCTGCTGGCCGTGGACGTCACCCCGGCCGCGCCCGGACGCCCGGCCACGCTGTCGGTCCGCTCGCTGGTCGAGGACGGCACCGCCGTGGACCGGTTCACCGTACGCCGCAGCTGA
- a CDS encoding Lrp/AsnC family transcriptional regulator, with translation MIDELDLALVDALRVDPRAPWSRLAGPLGVDPATLSRRWARLAAAGEAWVTCYPSTDRLGYGVTALVEVECQANRVAEVAARLARDPQTASIEVVTGGADLLLTVGATERSLLTRYVLDRVGTLPGVLRTRTSLVERTVREGSRWRDGALDTGQRAAIAGAPQSAAPGPGRTAAGAQIVADRSLLLALGQDGRMPYAELAERTGLPASTVRRRLAELRDSGRLVLRCDASPRLTGHPIHVLLWLDLPADRLEAAAAWFAALPQTRMCAVTLGAANLVAYLMVRQTEDVRRLEVELGRIAPGVRVRERQLTVRLVKLVGHLVDRDGRSCGYVPLDPWAARAD, from the coding sequence GTGATCGACGAGCTGGACCTGGCCCTGGTGGACGCGCTGCGGGTGGATCCGCGCGCGCCGTGGTCCCGGCTGGCCGGACCGCTGGGGGTGGATCCGGCGACGCTGTCCCGCCGCTGGGCGCGGCTGGCGGCGGCCGGTGAGGCCTGGGTGACCTGCTACCCGTCGACCGACCGGCTCGGCTACGGGGTGACCGCCCTGGTCGAGGTGGAATGCCAGGCGAACCGGGTCGCGGAGGTCGCCGCGCGGCTGGCCAGGGACCCGCAGACGGCCTCGATCGAGGTGGTGACCGGCGGCGCGGACCTGCTGCTGACCGTGGGCGCGACCGAACGGTCGCTGCTGACCCGCTATGTGCTGGACCGGGTCGGCACGCTGCCCGGGGTGCTCCGCACCCGCACCTCGCTGGTGGAACGCACCGTCCGGGAGGGCAGCCGCTGGCGCGACGGCGCCCTGGACACCGGGCAGCGCGCGGCCATCGCCGGGGCACCGCAGTCGGCCGCCCCGGGGCCGGGGCGCACCGCCGCCGGAGCGCAGATCGTGGCCGACCGCTCACTGCTGCTGGCGCTGGGCCAGGACGGCCGGATGCCGTACGCGGAGCTGGCCGAGCGCACCGGCCTGCCCGCGTCCACCGTCCGCCGACGGCTGGCGGAACTGCGCGACTCCGGACGGCTGGTGCTGCGCTGCGACGCCTCGCCGAGGCTGACCGGGCACCCGATCCACGTGCTGCTGTGGCTGGACCTCCCGGCCGACCGGCTGGAGGCCGCCGCCGCCTGGTTCGCGGCGCTGCCGCAGACCCGGATGTGCGCGGTCACCCTGGGCGCGGCGAACCTGGTCGCCTACCTGATGGTGCGGCAGACCGAGGACGTCCGCCGCCTGGAGGTCGAGCTGGGCCGGATCGCCCCCGGAGTCCGGGTCCGCGAGCGGCAGTTGACCGTACGCCTGGTGAAGCTGGTCGGCCACCTGGTCGACCGCGACGGGCGGAGCTGCGGCTACGTGCCGCTGGACCCGTGGGCGGCCCGGGCCGACTGA
- a CDS encoding glycoside hydrolase family 18 protein, whose protein sequence is MSAPFSIGAAGRRALIAATAAVSAVALLAVSPGSAQAQSRPAASARQAGGSAGAPKQLVGYFTQWGIYSGFLEKNLVTTGEIKNLTELDYGFSDISSDGTCDSGDSWADYQRPFAADEAVDGQADAAGQSLLGNFNQLRELKAEYPKLKIVMSIGGWAWSGQYSALASTAAGRQKFVSSCIDQYLKGDLPGLPAGAAAGIFDGFAVDWEYPGEPGDGNPYSPQDGADYTALMQEFRSQLSALSAGGFGDRHYLLTANTAGNPVFAAQLQLRQVAKVVDWFNVMTFDYHGSWEPAGPTDLSAPLYVDPRDPNPPANQFSVDQSVRYYESQGVRPGQISLSIPYYAHEWTGVAPGPNGDGLFQAATAGGGTPNYNQVVTAPGKTYWDPLSEAPYKYDAASGTFYTYDSPASVWLKGQYIDQQGLAGTMVWSLDGDTSDGRLTAALGASLHTNGNRG, encoded by the coding sequence ATGTCCGCACCCTTCTCGATCGGAGCCGCTGGGCGTCGTGCCCTGATCGCGGCGACCGCCGCCGTCAGTGCGGTGGCCCTACTGGCGGTCTCGCCGGGCAGCGCGCAGGCGCAGTCGAGACCGGCCGCGTCGGCCCGTCAGGCGGGCGGGTCCGCCGGGGCACCGAAGCAGTTGGTCGGCTACTTCACCCAGTGGGGCATCTACTCCGGGTTCCTGGAGAAGAACCTGGTCACCACCGGCGAGATCAAGAACCTCACCGAGCTCGACTACGGGTTCAGCGACATCAGCAGCGACGGCACCTGCGACAGCGGCGACAGCTGGGCCGACTACCAGCGTCCGTTCGCGGCCGACGAGGCGGTGGACGGGCAGGCGGACGCCGCCGGGCAATCACTCCTGGGCAACTTCAACCAGCTCCGCGAACTCAAGGCGGAGTACCCGAAGTTGAAGATCGTGATGTCGATCGGGGGCTGGGCCTGGTCGGGGCAGTACTCGGCGCTGGCGTCCACCGCCGCCGGGCGGCAGAAGTTCGTCTCCTCCTGCATCGACCAGTACCTCAAGGGCGACCTCCCCGGGCTGCCCGCCGGGGCCGCGGCCGGGATCTTCGACGGCTTCGCGGTGGACTGGGAGTACCCGGGCGAGCCGGGTGACGGCAACCCCTACAGCCCGCAGGACGGCGCCGACTACACCGCGCTGATGCAGGAGTTCCGCAGCCAGCTGAGCGCGCTCAGCGCCGGCGGCTTCGGTGACCGGCACTACCTGCTGACCGCGAACACGGCGGGCAACCCGGTCTTCGCGGCCCAGCTGCAACTGCGCCAGGTCGCCAAGGTGGTGGACTGGTTCAACGTCATGACCTTCGACTACCACGGAAGTTGGGAGCCCGCCGGGCCGACCGACCTCTCCGCGCCGCTGTACGTGGACCCGCGCGACCCCAACCCGCCGGCCAACCAGTTCAGCGTCGACCAGTCGGTCAGGTACTACGAGTCGCAGGGCGTCCGGCCCGGGCAGATCTCGCTGTCCATCCCCTACTACGCGCACGAGTGGACCGGCGTCGCCCCCGGGCCGAACGGCGACGGCCTGTTCCAGGCGGCGACGGCGGGCGGCGGCACCCCGAACTACAACCAGGTGGTGACCGCGCCCGGCAAGACCTACTGGGACCCGCTGTCCGAGGCGCCGTACAAGTACGACGCGGCGAGCGGGACCTTCTACACCTACGACAGCCCGGCCTCGGTCTGGCTCAAGGGCCAGTACATCGACCAGCAGGGGCTGGCGGGCACGATGGTCTGGTCGCTCGACGGCGACACCTCCGACGGCCGGTTGACCGCGGCGCTCGGCGCGAGCCTGCACACCAACGGCAACCGGGGCTGA
- the era gene encoding GTPase Era — MVSMSSRPTQQSARPATVADAAPQGDQPHRSGFACFVGRPNAGKSTLTNALVGTKVAITSDRPQTTRHTVRGIVHRPDAQLILVDTPGLHKPRTLLGERLNDVVRSTWAEVDVIGFCVPADQKLGPGDKFIAKELAGIKRTPKVAVVTKTDLVDSKQLAEQLIAVSQLGVELGFEWAEIIPVSAVADKQVDLLADLLVPLLPEGPLLYPEGDLTDEPEQIMVAELIREAALEGVRDELPHSLAVVVEEMLPREGRPEGRPLLDIHANVYIERQSQKAIVIGSRGARLKHVGTVARKQIEALLGTPVYLDLHVKVAKDWQRDPKQLRKLGF, encoded by the coding sequence ATGGTGAGCATGAGCTCTCGCCCCACCCAGCAGTCCGCCAGGCCCGCCACCGTCGCCGACGCCGCCCCGCAGGGGGACCAGCCGCACCGGTCGGGCTTCGCCTGCTTCGTCGGGCGGCCCAACGCGGGCAAGTCCACGTTGACCAACGCGCTGGTCGGGACCAAGGTCGCGATCACCTCGGACCGCCCGCAGACCACCCGGCACACCGTCCGCGGCATCGTGCACCGCCCCGACGCGCAGCTGATCCTGGTGGACACCCCCGGCCTGCACAAGCCGCGCACCCTGCTCGGTGAGCGGCTGAACGACGTGGTCCGCTCGACCTGGGCCGAGGTGGACGTCATCGGCTTCTGCGTCCCGGCCGACCAGAAGCTCGGTCCGGGGGACAAGTTCATCGCCAAGGAACTGGCCGGGATCAAGCGGACCCCCAAGGTCGCGGTGGTGACCAAGACCGACCTGGTGGACTCCAAGCAGCTCGCCGAGCAGCTGATCGCGGTCTCCCAGCTGGGCGTGGAGCTCGGCTTCGAGTGGGCCGAGATCATCCCGGTGTCCGCGGTCGCCGACAAGCAGGTGGACCTGCTGGCGGACCTGCTGGTCCCGCTGCTGCCGGAGGGCCCGCTGCTCTACCCGGAGGGCGACCTCACCGACGAGCCCGAGCAGATCATGGTCGCGGAGCTGATCCGCGAGGCCGCGCTGGAGGGCGTCCGGGACGAGCTGCCGCACTCGCTGGCGGTCGTGGTGGAGGAGATGCTGCCGCGCGAGGGGCGTCCGGAGGGTCGGCCGCTGCTGGACATCCACGCCAACGTCTACATCGAGCGGCAGAGCCAGAAGGCCATCGTGATCGGCTCCCGGGGCGCGCGGCTGAAGCACGTGGGCACGGTCGCCCGCAAGCAGATCGAGGCGCTGCTGGGCACGCCGGTCTACCTGGACCTGCACGTCAAGGTCGCCAAGGACTGGCAGCGCGACCCCAAGCAGCTGCGCAAGCTCGGCTTCTGA
- a CDS encoding cytidine deaminase: MSELAAGATPETTLDPEDRKIITLARSARARNGVPEGAAVRDETGRTYVAGTVALESLRLSALRTAVAMAVASGARGLEAAAVVGAAEQFTDEDLAAVRDLGGPGTTVLLAGPDGALRLVTQAQ, encoded by the coding sequence ATGAGTGAGCTGGCAGCAGGCGCTACCCCGGAGACCACGTTGGACCCGGAAGACCGGAAGATCATCACCCTGGCGCGGTCCGCCCGCGCCCGCAACGGCGTGCCCGAGGGCGCGGCCGTGCGTGACGAGACCGGCCGTACCTATGTCGCCGGGACGGTCGCGCTGGAGTCGCTGCGGCTCAGCGCGCTGCGTACGGCCGTGGCCATGGCCGTGGCCAGCGGCGCCCGGGGGCTGGAGGCGGCGGCGGTGGTCGGCGCGGCCGAGCAGTTCACCGACGAGGACCTGGCGGCGGTACGGGACCTGGGCGGCCCGGGCACGACGGTGCTGCTGGCCGGTCCGGACGGCGCGCTGCGGCTGGTCACCCAGGCGCAGTAG
- a CDS encoding hemolysin family protein, with translation MSGSSTGFLVIAVVLVVFAWLAACAEAGISRVSRFRAEEAVRNGRRGAERMLALAQDPIRFLNLATLIRVTCEMAAAVLVTVVCVRSLHQTWQAVLVAIGAMVLVSYVAVGVSPRTIGRQHPMNVATASSVVLLPLNRILGPIPRLLILLGNALTPGKGFREGPFASEAELRALVDLAEQDSLIEDEERRMVHSVFELGDTIVREVMVPRTDLVMVERGKTVRQALTLALRSGFSRMPVVGENEDDVVGIVYLKDLVRRTHVNRESESDPVGEVMRQATYVPDSKPAADLLREMQRDRIHVAVVIDEYGGTAGLVTIEDILEEIVGEITDEYDREAPPVEILADGAFRITARLPVEELGELFGIELDDEDVDTVGGLLAKALGRVPIPGSGAEVPVPEEDLPIAAIRLTAESTAGRRNRIGTLLAEPVRRERRGRGGRRDPEEDSGGNGSDRHGSERHGSDRHASDRHAERHAAERQADRAGQHPEDD, from the coding sequence ATGAGTGGCAGTAGTACCGGCTTCCTCGTCATCGCGGTCGTGCTGGTGGTTTTCGCATGGCTGGCGGCATGCGCGGAGGCGGGCATCTCCCGGGTGTCCCGCTTCCGCGCCGAGGAGGCCGTCCGGAACGGCCGCCGGGGCGCCGAGCGGATGCTGGCCCTGGCCCAGGACCCCATCCGCTTCCTGAACCTGGCCACCCTGATCCGGGTCACCTGCGAGATGGCCGCCGCCGTCCTGGTGACTGTGGTCTGCGTGCGCTCGCTGCACCAGACCTGGCAGGCGGTACTGGTCGCCATCGGCGCCATGGTGCTGGTGTCCTACGTGGCCGTGGGCGTCTCGCCGCGCACCATCGGCCGCCAGCACCCGATGAACGTGGCCACCGCCTCGTCCGTGGTGCTGCTGCCGCTGAACCGGATCCTCGGCCCGATCCCGCGGCTGCTGATCCTGCTCGGCAACGCGCTCACCCCGGGCAAGGGCTTCCGCGAGGGCCCCTTCGCCTCGGAGGCGGAGCTGCGGGCGCTGGTGGACCTCGCCGAGCAGGACTCGCTGATCGAGGACGAGGAGCGCCGCATGGTGCACTCGGTCTTCGAGCTCGGCGACACCATCGTCCGCGAGGTGATGGTGCCCCGCACCGACCTGGTGATGGTCGAGCGCGGCAAGACCGTCCGGCAGGCGCTGACGCTCGCGCTGCGCAGCGGCTTCTCCCGGATGCCGGTGGTCGGCGAGAACGAGGACGACGTGGTCGGCATCGTCTACCTGAAGGACCTGGTGCGGCGCACCCACGTCAACCGCGAGTCGGAGTCCGACCCGGTCGGCGAGGTGATGCGGCAGGCCACCTACGTCCCGGACAGCAAGCCCGCCGCGGACCTGCTGCGGGAGATGCAGCGGGACCGGATCCACGTCGCCGTCGTCATCGACGAGTACGGCGGCACGGCCGGGCTGGTCACCATCGAGGACATCCTGGAGGAGATCGTCGGCGAGATCACCGACGAGTACGACCGGGAGGCCCCGCCGGTGGAGATCCTGGCGGACGGCGCGTTCCGGATCACCGCGCGGCTGCCGGTGGAGGAACTGGGCGAGCTGTTCGGCATCGAGCTGGACGACGAGGACGTCGACACCGTCGGCGGGCTGCTCGCCAAGGCCCTGGGCCGGGTGCCGATCCCGGGTTCGGGCGCGGAGGTGCCGGTGCCGGAGGAGGACCTGCCGATCGCCGCGATCCGGCTCACCGCGGAGAGCACGGCGGGCCGCCGCAACCGGATCGGCACGCTGCTGGCCGAGCCGGTCCGGCGCGAGCGCCGGGGGCGCGGCGGCCGTCGCGACCCGGAGGAGGACAGCGGCGGCAACGGCTCCGACCGGCACGGCTCCGAGCGGCACGGCTCCGACCGGCACGCTTCGGACCGGCACGCTGAGCGGCACGCGGCTGAGCGGCAGGCGGACCGGGCCGGGCAGCACCCCGAGGACGACTGA
- a CDS encoding LLM class flavin-dependent oxidoreductase: MTQHRIGVMYDRAWEPEGLPGFARAVEALGIEELWVVEDLGWTGAMSSAAAALGATDRLRVGIGIAPAPLRNPALLAMELAALARMFPGRLTAGVGHGVGEWMAKVGAAARSPLALLEETLTVVRGLLRGERVTLDGREVRVDGVQLVHPPVTVPPLVAGVVRPRSLELSGRVADGTLLPEGQGPDDVAAALAHIGKGRTGERPHSLTTFTFLSVDSPGADPAAGQAVIAGQAAWLGRPADQIFAASGSPEAAAAAIRALWAAGVGTVVLRPLGPQPLRQLAAAQAALRQPAA; this comes from the coding sequence ATGACTCAGCATCGGATCGGCGTGATGTACGACCGCGCCTGGGAGCCCGAGGGGCTGCCGGGCTTCGCGCGGGCGGTGGAGGCCCTCGGCATCGAGGAGCTGTGGGTGGTCGAGGACCTCGGCTGGACCGGCGCGATGTCCTCCGCCGCCGCGGCGCTCGGTGCCACCGACCGGCTCCGGGTGGGCATCGGGATCGCGCCCGCGCCGCTGCGCAACCCCGCGCTGCTGGCCATGGAGCTGGCCGCGCTGGCGCGGATGTTCCCGGGACGGCTGACCGCCGGGGTCGGCCATGGCGTGGGCGAGTGGATGGCCAAGGTCGGCGCCGCCGCGCGGAGTCCGCTGGCGCTGCTGGAGGAGACCCTGACGGTGGTCCGCGGGCTGCTGCGGGGCGAGCGGGTCACCCTGGACGGGCGCGAGGTGCGGGTGGACGGCGTCCAGCTGGTCCACCCGCCGGTGACCGTGCCGCCGCTGGTGGCCGGGGTGGTCCGGCCGCGCTCGCTGGAGCTGTCCGGCCGGGTCGCGGACGGCACCCTGCTGCCCGAGGGCCAGGGCCCGGACGACGTGGCGGCGGCGCTGGCGCACATCGGCAAGGGCCGGACCGGGGAGCGTCCGCACAGCCTGACCACGTTCACCTTCCTCAGCGTCGACTCGCCCGGCGCCGACCCGGCCGCCGGGCAGGCGGTGATCGCGGGCCAGGCGGCGTGGCTGGGCCGCCCGGCCGACCAGATCTTCGCCGCCTCCGGCTCGCCCGAGGCGGCCGCGGCCGCGATCCGCGCGCTGTGGGCGGCCGGGGTCGGGACGGTGGTGCTGCGCCCGCTCGGCCCGCAGCCGCTGCGGCAGCTCGCGGCGGCCCAGGCGGCCCTCCGGCAGCCCGCGGCGTAG